One genomic window of Pirellulales bacterium includes the following:
- a CDS encoding 50S ribosomal protein L25, with translation MSEVLKVELRNDLGKRHTRRLRRAGSVPCILYGHGEKVVNLAASAEQMAAVIRHGSRIVDLEGAVSEKALLRDLQWDVYGIEVLHADLTRVSLDEKVQVTLSVEMRGEAAGIRDGGVIELLQHEVEIDCPAGSIPEKLVVNVNHLGLGQTLTFGKLELPAGASLVSDPHEVVVSCHLPVEAKEEEVGAEGAEPEIIGRAASEEEEEEE, from the coding sequence ATGTCGGAAGTTTTGAAAGTCGAGCTTCGCAACGACCTGGGCAAACGCCACACGCGCCGGCTGCGCCGCGCGGGCTCGGTGCCTTGCATCCTGTACGGCCACGGCGAAAAAGTCGTCAACCTGGCGGCCAGCGCCGAGCAAATGGCCGCGGTCATCCGTCACGGCAGCCGCATCGTCGATCTCGAAGGAGCGGTTTCCGAGAAGGCCCTGCTCCGCGATCTGCAGTGGGACGTCTACGGCATCGAGGTGTTGCACGCCGATTTGACGCGAGTCTCGCTCGATGAGAAGGTACAGGTCACGCTTTCCGTCGAGATGCGTGGCGAGGCCGCCGGCATTCGGGATGGGGGCGTCATCGAACTGCTGCAGCACGAGGTCGAGATCGATTGTCCCGCCGGCTCGATTCCGGAAAAGCTGGTGGTGAACGTGAATCACCTGGGGCTCGGTCAGACGCTGACCTTCGGGAAGCTTGAGCTTCCGGCCGGCGCCTCGCTCGTCTCCGACCCGCACGAGGTGGTGGTGTCGTGCCATCTGCCGGTCGAAGCCAAGGAAGAGGAGGTCGGCGCCGAGGGGGCCGAGCCGGAGATCATCGGTCGCGCGGCGTCCGAGGAGGAGGAAGAAGAGGAATAG
- the pth gene encoding aminoacyl-tRNA hydrolase, whose protein sequence is MKLVVGLGNTGRKYEGTRHNVGFEVLAQLAREYGSSPGKSAFHGEVSEASVRGHRTLLLAPHTLMNLSGTSVLAARDFYKIENADLLIICDDFHLPLGRLRMRVKGSAGGQKGLADIIRRLGSEAFARLRVGIGEPPANWDAADFVLSKFTKQERPEVDLAVRLAADAVALWAAEGTAACMNRYNRDPEKE, encoded by the coding sequence ATGAAGCTGGTGGTTGGCCTGGGCAATACCGGCCGCAAGTACGAGGGAACCCGCCACAACGTCGGCTTCGAGGTGTTGGCCCAACTGGCTCGCGAGTATGGCAGCTCGCCGGGCAAGTCGGCCTTCCACGGTGAAGTGAGCGAGGCAAGCGTGCGGGGACATCGTACCCTGTTGCTTGCCCCCCATACGCTGATGAACCTGAGCGGGACGAGCGTGCTCGCCGCCCGGGATTTTTATAAGATCGAGAATGCGGACCTGCTGATCATTTGCGACGACTTCCATCTGCCGCTGGGCAGGTTGCGGATGCGAGTCAAGGGATCGGCCGGGGGACAGAAAGGGTTGGCGGACATCATTCGCCGGCTGGGCAGCGAAGCGTTTGCCCGGCTGCGAGTGGGCATCGGCGAACCGCCGGCGAACTGGGATGCCGCCGATTTCGTGCTGAGCAAGTTTACAAAACAAGAGCGGCCAGAAGTCGATCTGGCCGTGCGGCTCGCGGCAGACGCCGTGGCCCTGTGGGCGGCGGAAGGAACGGCCGCCTGCATGAACCGTTACAATCGAGACCCGGAGAAGGAGTGA
- a CDS encoding M28 family peptidase: MRKLRSSTIALLVSLAIGALAGTYLALADRGGLTGEAVAQSPVRRLGEIPFDGEQAYEYLKQICAIGPRPSGSRGMAAQQRMLAKHFAELGGKVSLQKFRYPHPQTGKPVDMANLVVQWHPERTERILLAAHYDTRPFPDQDPVNPRGTFIGANDGASGVALLMQLAKSMRDFQGPLGVDFVLFDGEELVFDDDDRYFLGSEFFSRQYVTNPPPYRYRWGVLLDMVADKNLEIFQERHSMWWPDTRPLVEEIWGVAAKLGVTEFVARRKHEIRDDHLMLHDVGKIPTCDVIDFDYPYWHTEQDTPEQCSALSLAKVGWVIETWLREVK; this comes from the coding sequence ATGCGCAAGCTTCGTTCTTCCACGATTGCCCTGTTGGTTAGCCTGGCGATAGGCGCGCTGGCCGGCACCTATTTGGCGCTGGCCGACCGCGGCGGCTTGACCGGCGAGGCCGTGGCGCAGTCCCCCGTGCGGCGCCTGGGCGAGATCCCCTTCGATGGCGAGCAGGCCTACGAGTACCTGAAGCAGATCTGCGCGATCGGTCCGCGCCCCAGCGGCTCGCGCGGAATGGCGGCGCAGCAGCGGATGCTGGCCAAACACTTTGCCGAACTGGGGGGCAAGGTATCGCTGCAGAAGTTCCGCTACCCTCATCCGCAGACGGGCAAGCCCGTCGACATGGCCAACTTGGTGGTGCAGTGGCACCCCGAGCGCACGGAGCGCATTCTGCTGGCGGCCCACTACGACACGCGTCCCTTTCCCGACCAGGACCCGGTAAATCCGCGCGGGACGTTCATCGGCGCGAACGACGGAGCGAGTGGCGTGGCGCTGCTCATGCAGTTGGCCAAGTCGATGCGTGACTTTCAGGGTCCCCTCGGCGTCGATTTCGTCCTCTTCGATGGAGAAGAGCTGGTCTTCGACGACGACGATCGTTACTTCCTGGGCTCGGAGTTTTTTTCGCGGCAATACGTGACCAACCCGCCCCCGTATCGCTATCGCTGGGGCGTGCTGCTCGACATGGTGGCCGATAAAAACCTGGAGATTTTCCAGGAGCGGCACAGCATGTGGTGGCCCGATACGCGTCCGCTGGTCGAAGAGATTTGGGGCGTGGCCGCGAAGCTCGGCGTCACCGAGTTCGTGGCCCGTCGCAAGCACGAGATTCGCGACGATCACCTCATGCTGCACGACGTGGGCAAGATTCCGACCTGCGACGTGATCGATTTCGATTATCCCTACTGGCACACCGAGCAGGACACGCCCGAGCAATGCTCGGCACTGAGTTTGGCCAAAGTCGGCTGGGTGATAGAAACGTGGCTGCGCGAGGTGAAGTGA
- a CDS encoding acyl-CoA dehydrogenase: MADEHRYLFDLRDTQFVLFEQLHVERLFELPRFADFDRASIDLMLSEGLRFCQKVLAPVNAAGDREGCRWEDGKVYAPKSFHAAYKQQSESGWMSTSTEPEYGGQGVPFAIGAALGEMFIGSNCSLSMVAGLTRAAGELLIKHGTDEMRKLYVPKLISAEWGGTMCLTEAHAGTAVGSITTSAKRRDGQYFVRGSKIFISGGDHDMVDNVIHLVLARVEGAPAGTKGLSLFLIPKVRVDAAGKMTEPNDVHCVGIEHKMGIHGSPTCAMSFGENDQCIGYLLGEENRGIELMFDMMNSARVGVGLQGVALGSWAYLAALEYARERVQGSEMKNIRDPNAPLVTIVKHPDVRRMLATMKALVEGGRSLLLHTAHCLDLAENSGDDALRQRMNDRVELLTPICKAWCSDTGYEVATMALQTYGGHGYLKDYPVEQLVRDVKIASIYEGTNGIQAIDLLGRKIGRKQGALFMAFMGDIGQTIETAQKNAALAAVAQSMSQRVQKLQEVTMSFAMMQMSGDTEYPLLSATPYLRMFGNVVIGWLLLEQAVIAHAALEQLYGERGASDAAGQKALRADHADAKFYHNKVETARFFASNILTQNDGLAAAIQSNDRSPLEMELEL; the protein is encoded by the coding sequence ATGGCCGACGAACATCGTTATCTGTTTGATCTCCGCGACACGCAGTTTGTCCTCTTCGAGCAACTCCACGTCGAGCGGCTCTTCGAGCTGCCGCGCTTTGCCGATTTCGATCGCGCGAGCATCGATCTGATGCTTTCCGAGGGGCTGCGCTTTTGCCAGAAAGTGCTCGCGCCGGTCAACGCCGCGGGAGATCGCGAAGGTTGCCGCTGGGAGGATGGCAAGGTCTACGCGCCGAAGTCCTTCCACGCCGCCTACAAGCAGCAGAGCGAATCGGGCTGGATGTCCACCTCGACCGAGCCGGAATATGGCGGACAAGGAGTTCCCTTCGCCATCGGCGCGGCGCTCGGCGAAATGTTCATCGGTTCGAATTGCTCGCTCAGCATGGTGGCCGGCCTGACGCGCGCCGCGGGCGAGCTGCTCATTAAGCACGGCACGGACGAGATGCGCAAGCTGTACGTGCCGAAGCTCATCTCGGCCGAATGGGGCGGCACCATGTGCCTGACTGAAGCGCATGCCGGCACCGCCGTCGGATCGATCACCACTTCGGCCAAGCGGCGCGATGGCCAGTATTTCGTGCGCGGCTCGAAGATTTTCATCTCGGGCGGCGACCACGACATGGTCGACAACGTGATCCACCTGGTGCTGGCTCGCGTCGAAGGAGCCCCCGCGGGCACGAAAGGTTTGAGCCTGTTCCTCATTCCCAAGGTTCGCGTCGATGCCGCCGGCAAGATGACCGAGCCGAACGATGTCCATTGCGTGGGCATCGAGCACAAGATGGGCATCCACGGTTCCCCCACTTGTGCCATGAGCTTCGGCGAGAACGACCAGTGCATCGGCTATTTGTTGGGCGAGGAGAACCGGGGCATCGAATTGATGTTCGACATGATGAACTCGGCCCGCGTCGGGGTCGGCCTGCAAGGCGTGGCGCTGGGGAGCTGGGCCTACCTGGCCGCGCTCGAATATGCTCGCGAGCGCGTGCAGGGTTCGGAGATGAAGAATATTCGCGACCCGAACGCGCCGCTGGTGACCATCGTCAAGCATCCCGACGTGCGGCGCATGCTGGCCACGATGAAGGCGCTCGTCGAAGGGGGGCGCTCGCTGCTGCTGCACACGGCGCACTGCCTCGACCTGGCCGAGAACAGCGGCGACGATGCCCTGCGACAGCGGATGAATGACCGGGTCGAGCTGCTCACGCCGATCTGCAAGGCCTGGTGCAGCGACACCGGTTACGAAGTGGCCACGATGGCGCTGCAAACCTACGGCGGGCACGGTTACTTGAAGGACTACCCGGTCGAGCAGCTCGTCCGCGACGTGAAGATCGCCTCGATCTACGAGGGGACGAACGGCATTCAGGCCATCGACCTGCTGGGCCGCAAGATCGGCCGCAAGCAGGGGGCCCTCTTTATGGCCTTCATGGGCGATATCGGCCAGACGATCGAGACCGCGCAGAAGAACGCCGCGCTCGCCGCCGTCGCACAGAGCATGTCGCAGCGCGTGCAGAAGTTGCAGGAAGTAACCATGAGCTTCGCCATGATGCAGATGTCGGGCGATACCGAATATCCGCTGCTGTCGGCGACGCCTTACCTGCGCATGTTCGGCAACGTGGTCATCGGCTGGCTGCTGCTTGAACAGGCGGTCATCGCACACGCGGCGCTCGAGCAGCTCTACGGCGAGCGCGGCGCGTCGGACGCGGCCGGGCAAAAGGCCCTGCGCGCCGATCATGCCGACGCGAAGTTCTATCACAACAAGGTCGAGACCGCCCGCTTCTTCGCCAGCAACATCCTGACGCAGAACGATGGTCTGGCCGCGGCGATTCAATCGAACGATCGCAGCCCGCTCGAGATGGAGCTCGAACTCTAA
- the rpsF gene encoding 30S ribosomal protein S6: MPSQVYECLLILDSNRYARDQAGVSGQLAEFVTKHGGEMLASRLWEERRLAYPINGQRKGTYWLTYFKLDSRKLTDVKGDVRLSESILRALFLKVDPRIAETLVSHALSGGVRKEAPATEREQERDGEGGARRRGAVEATA; this comes from the coding sequence TTGCCATCTCAAGTTTACGAGTGCCTGTTGATCCTCGATTCGAATCGGTACGCTCGTGATCAGGCCGGCGTGTCGGGTCAGCTTGCCGAGTTCGTGACCAAGCATGGCGGCGAAATGCTCGCCAGCCGTCTGTGGGAAGAACGTCGCCTGGCGTATCCCATCAACGGACAACGCAAGGGGACCTACTGGCTGACCTACTTCAAGCTCGACAGCCGCAAGCTGACCGACGTGAAGGGTGATGTTCGCCTCAGTGAGAGCATCCTGCGAGCGCTCTTCCTGAAGGTCGATCCCCGCATTGCCGAAACGCTGGTCAGCCACGCCCTGTCGGGCGGCGTCCGCAAGGAAGCCCCAGCGACGGAACGCGAGCAAGAACGCGATGGCGAAGGGGGCGCACGTCGCCGTGGCGCCGTCGAGGCGACGGCCTAA
- a CDS encoding sulfatase, with protein MRWLGVAVFLGLLVKSSVAAESKPNVLFIAVDDLNDWVSPLGGYQGTKTPNLDRLASRGVTFTRAYCSAPACNPSRASLLTGIQPSTSGVYHNNQPWRRALPETVTLPQHFMAAGYTVRGGGKIYHGAYPDAASWQEYFAQKRDPGPGEPKKARRQQEEHPRPFTWGPLDVDDAEMPDAKTAEWAIEQLSQPAEKPFFLAVGFYKPHLQWYVPQKYFDLYPLSDVKRPIVPENDLDDVPLLGRQMAKPRGDHRLIVEGDYWESAVQAYLAAISFADGQIGRVLEALETSPHARNTIVVLWGDHGWHLGEKEHWRKFALWEEATRVPLFISVPGITTPGARCERTVSLIDLYPTLIELCGLPPRETLAGRSIAPLLAEPSAEWEHPVLTTHGRDNHAVRDERWRYIRYSDGSEELYDHAADPREWKNLAQEPRWAEVKSQLARHLPAVNADDAATVRESGE; from the coding sequence ACGACTTGAACGACTGGGTCAGCCCGCTGGGTGGCTACCAGGGAACGAAGACGCCGAATCTCGATCGGCTCGCGTCGCGCGGCGTGACGTTCACCCGGGCCTATTGTTCCGCCCCGGCGTGCAATCCCTCGCGGGCCAGCCTGCTGACCGGGATACAGCCCTCGACCTCTGGCGTTTATCACAACAATCAGCCGTGGCGCCGAGCCTTGCCCGAGACGGTGACCCTGCCGCAGCATTTCATGGCGGCGGGCTATACGGTGCGCGGCGGTGGAAAGATCTACCACGGCGCGTATCCCGACGCTGCGAGCTGGCAGGAATACTTCGCGCAAAAACGTGATCCTGGTCCGGGCGAGCCTAAAAAGGCACGCCGCCAGCAGGAAGAGCATCCGCGTCCTTTTACCTGGGGACCGCTCGACGTCGACGATGCCGAGATGCCCGACGCCAAAACGGCCGAATGGGCCATCGAGCAACTGTCGCAGCCGGCAGAAAAGCCTTTCTTTCTCGCGGTCGGCTTCTACAAACCTCATCTGCAGTGGTACGTGCCGCAGAAGTATTTCGATCTTTATCCGCTGTCGGATGTGAAACGGCCGATCGTGCCGGAAAACGATCTCGACGACGTCCCCTTGTTGGGTCGCCAGATGGCCAAGCCGCGCGGCGATCATCGCCTGATCGTCGAAGGCGACTACTGGGAAAGTGCCGTGCAGGCATACCTCGCGGCGATTTCGTTTGCCGATGGTCAGATCGGCCGGGTACTCGAGGCGCTCGAAACCAGTCCCCACGCGCGGAACACGATCGTTGTTTTATGGGGCGACCACGGTTGGCACCTGGGAGAAAAAGAGCACTGGCGCAAGTTTGCCCTCTGGGAGGAAGCCACGCGCGTGCCACTCTTCATCTCGGTGCCGGGCATCACCACTCCGGGCGCACGCTGCGAGCGGACGGTGAGCCTGATCGATCTCTATCCCACCTTGATCGAATTGTGTGGGCTTCCCCCGCGCGAAACGCTCGCGGGGCGCAGTATCGCCCCGCTTCTGGCCGAGCCGTCGGCCGAATGGGAGCATCCCGTGCTCACCACGCACGGACGAGACAATCACGCCGTGCGCGACGAGCGCTGGCGCTACATCCGCTATAGCGACGGCAGCGAAGAACTCTACGATCACGCTGCCGATCCGCGGGAGTGGAAGAACCTGGCCCAGGAACCACGGTGGGCCGAGGTGAAATCTCAACTGGCCCGGCATCTGCCCGCGGTGAATGCCGACGATGCTGCCACCGTTCGCGAGAGTGGCGAGTAG
- the ssb gene encoding single-stranded DNA-binding protein, with translation MAASYNRVMLVGNLTRDPELRYIPSGTAVTDIGLAINEKHKNAKGEWVEETVFVDVTLWARLAEIAGEYLNKGSSVLIEGRLKLDTWETDGQKRSKLKVIGERMQMLGGKGEGGGGGGGGGRARQRGGDDEYGPPPERRQERNVSASSYSDGGDDIPF, from the coding sequence ATGGCTGCCAGCTATAACCGCGTCATGCTCGTCGGCAATCTGACCCGCGACCCCGAATTGCGTTACATCCCCAGCGGTACGGCGGTCACCGATATCGGGCTGGCCATCAACGAGAAGCACAAGAACGCCAAGGGGGAATGGGTCGAGGAGACGGTCTTCGTCGACGTGACGCTGTGGGCCCGTCTGGCCGAGATCGCCGGCGAGTACTTGAACAAGGGTTCGAGCGTGCTCATCGAAGGGCGACTGAAGCTCGACACCTGGGAGACGGACGGGCAGAAACGCTCGAAGCTCAAGGTGATCGGCGAGCGGATGCAGATGCTCGGCGGTAAGGGAGAAGGTGGCGGTGGTGGTGGCGGCGGCGGTCGTGCCCGACAGCGAGGTGGCGACGACGAATATGGCCCCCCCCCAGAACGGCGTCAGGAGCGGAACGTCTCGGCCTCGTCGTATAGCGATGGCGGCGACGACATCCCCTTCTAG
- a CDS encoding alpha/beta hydrolase family protein: MNCVSLRRSRSILLLATLACLVASPLALADETEKEPRTGEVIFTPAPEEATAVPEAFQLEEHTFPFEQKFLKTASKAIEISEVTFPSPVETPHANNNTVHAEYFRPLSEGKHPAVIVLHILGGDFDLSRLVARQMASNGVAALFIKLPYYGPRSEPGVEIAMVDPDPHQTVKGFTQAVLDIRRGAAWLAAQEEVDPEQLGITGISLGGITTSLAAAGEPRFKKICPILAGGDIARVSTSSPEAAVFRERWQAQGGTMEELIEILQPIDPVTHADRVKDRKILMINARYDEVVPPECTVSLWEAFGQPEIHWYDAGHYSFARFIFDALSRATRFFQPDGSNSTTAAASSN, translated from the coding sequence ATGAACTGCGTCAGCTTGCGACGATCTCGCTCGATTTTGTTGCTGGCCACCCTGGCCTGCCTGGTTGCTTCGCCGTTGGCGCTGGCCGACGAGACGGAAAAGGAGCCACGCACAGGGGAAGTAATCTTCACCCCGGCCCCTGAAGAAGCGACCGCCGTGCCCGAGGCCTTCCAGCTCGAAGAACACACGTTCCCATTCGAGCAGAAGTTCCTCAAGACGGCTTCGAAGGCGATCGAGATCTCCGAGGTGACGTTCCCCTCGCCCGTCGAGACCCCCCATGCCAATAACAATACCGTCCATGCCGAGTATTTCCGTCCGCTGAGCGAGGGGAAGCATCCGGCCGTGATCGTACTGCACATTTTGGGGGGCGATTTCGATCTCTCGCGGCTGGTGGCCCGTCAAATGGCGAGCAACGGCGTGGCGGCCCTCTTCATCAAGCTGCCCTACTACGGTCCGCGTTCGGAGCCCGGGGTCGAGATCGCCATGGTCGATCCCGATCCGCACCAGACGGTAAAGGGCTTCACGCAGGCGGTGCTCGACATTCGCCGCGGCGCCGCCTGGCTGGCCGCGCAGGAAGAAGTCGATCCCGAGCAACTCGGCATTACGGGTATCAGCTTGGGGGGCATCACCACCTCGCTGGCGGCAGCCGGTGAGCCTCGCTTCAAGAAGATCTGCCCGATCCTGGCTGGCGGCGATATCGCCCGCGTGAGCACCTCCTCGCCCGAGGCGGCCGTCTTCCGCGAACGCTGGCAGGCGCAAGGGGGGACCATGGAAGAATTGATCGAGATCTTGCAGCCGATCGATCCGGTGACGCACGCCGATCGCGTCAAAGATCGCAAGATCCTGATGATCAACGCCCGCTACGACGAGGTCGTCCCGCCGGAATGCACCGTATCGTTGTGGGAGGCCTTCGGTCAGCCGGAGATCCACTGGTACGACGCCGGGCACTACTCGTTCGCCCGGTTCATCTTCGATGCGCTGTCGCGGGCGACGCGGTTCTTCCAGCCGGATGGCTCGAACAGCACCACGGCGGCCGCCAGCAGCAACTAA
- the rplI gene encoding 50S ribosomal protein L9 yields the protein MPQTKVKRSVAGPGKRLPRGERGGIELLLIQGVDHLGKAGDVVEVKRGYAMNYLLPQGLATLATAHHKRMVEKHRAKLFEIQKARLAGLQSMADELSKLSITVDANANDEGHLYGSVGAVDIVNALKKNDVTITDDQVRLQGPLKELGLYTVKIHLGHEIEADLKVWVVPTVSEEEKTEAT from the coding sequence ATGCCCCAGACGAAAGTGAAGCGAAGTGTTGCCGGCCCCGGCAAGCGTCTTCCACGCGGTGAACGCGGCGGGATCGAACTGCTGTTGATCCAAGGGGTAGACCACCTGGGCAAGGCGGGCGACGTCGTGGAAGTCAAGCGCGGGTACGCGATGAACTACCTGCTGCCGCAGGGGCTCGCGACGCTGGCCACGGCCCACCACAAACGCATGGTCGAGAAGCACCGTGCCAAGCTGTTCGAGATCCAAAAGGCGCGTCTGGCCGGCCTGCAGTCGATGGCCGACGAGTTGAGCAAGCTCAGCATCACGGTCGATGCGAACGCCAACGACGAAGGTCACCTCTATGGCTCGGTCGGCGCCGTTGATATCGTCAACGCCTTGAAGAAGAACGACGTGACGATCACCGACGATCAGGTCCGCCTGCAGGGGCCGCTCAAGGAGTTGGGCCTCTACACGGTCAAGATTCACCTGGGGCACGAGATCGAAGCCGACCTCAAGGTCTGGGTCGTGCCGACCGTTTCCGAAGAAGAAAAGACCGAGGCCACCTGA
- the rfaE2 gene encoding D-glycero-beta-D-manno-heptose 1-phosphate adenylyltransferase, with amino-acid sequence MDRDGVLVFTNGCFDIIHAGHIDLLQRARELGSRLVVGVNSDASIRRLKGPERPFIPAADRVVILRALRCVDDVILFDEDTPARVIDELQPDVLVKGGDWSVDRIVGADTVKARGGKVVSLSLLPGYSTTSIARRIQERSALPPWRAAS; translated from the coding sequence ATGGATCGAGACGGGGTCCTGGTCTTCACGAACGGATGCTTCGATATCATCCACGCCGGTCATATCGACCTGCTCCAGCGGGCTCGCGAGCTGGGAAGCCGGCTCGTCGTCGGCGTGAACAGCGATGCCTCGATTCGGCGCCTCAAGGGACCCGAACGCCCCTTCATCCCCGCGGCCGATCGCGTCGTCATCTTACGGGCCTTGCGCTGCGTCGACGATGTGATTCTCTTCGACGAGGATACGCCGGCCCGCGTGATCGACGAACTGCAGCCGGACGTGCTCGTGAAGGGAGGCGACTGGTCGGTGGACCGAATTGTGGGAGCCGACACGGTCAAAGCCCGTGGCGGCAAGGTCGTCTCGCTGTCGCTGTTGCCCGGTTACTCGACCACCTCGATTGCCCGGCGAATTCAAGAGCGCTCGGCCCTGCCCCCGTGGCGAGCCGCGTCGTAG
- a CDS encoding nucleotidyltransferase: MELTDLLRHTADHLDRLGLRYLVTGSVATIAYGEPRFTNDIDIAIELPPERVDEFCAGFSEEDYYVSPAAVAQAAKSRRHFNVIHPAAGYKIDFMVLTDSAFDQSRLGRRTEVAALPDRKVTFASPEDVLIKKMEFYREGGSEKHLRDIAGVLRSGKVSIDSAYMAEWTQKLGLTAIWQEVSQRSQRAP; encoded by the coding sequence GTGGAACTGACTGACCTGTTGCGGCATACCGCCGATCACCTCGACCGACTGGGCCTCCGATATCTCGTCACCGGTTCCGTGGCCACGATTGCCTACGGCGAACCACGCTTCACGAACGATATCGACATTGCGATCGAACTGCCCCCCGAGCGGGTCGACGAATTCTGCGCTGGTTTCTCGGAAGAAGATTACTACGTCAGCCCCGCTGCAGTCGCTCAAGCCGCGAAATCAAGGCGGCATTTCAATGTGATTCACCCTGCGGCAGGGTACAAGATCGACTTTATGGTTCTGACCGACTCCGCCTTCGATCAGTCGCGACTGGGCAGACGGACTGAAGTCGCCGCCCTACCAGACCGCAAGGTGACCTTTGCGTCTCCCGAGGATGTCCTGATCAAGAAGATGGAATTCTACCGCGAGGGTGGTTCGGAGAAACATCTGCGAGACATCGCCGGCGTCTTGCGGTCGGGAAAGGTCTCGATCGACTCCGCTTACATGGCGGAATGGACCCAAAAGCTAGGCCTGACCGCCATCTGGCAAGAGGTCAGCCAGCGATCTCAACGAGCACCGTGA
- a CDS encoding alpha-keto acid decarboxylase family protein — protein sequence MAHATHSSVISVPRDVLAVGRPPMPRTGVSIGEYLIQRLQDYGIHDVFGLPGDYILGFYSMLNDSPINVIGCCSEDSAGFAADAYARINGMGAVCVTYCVGGLKLCNPIAGAFAEKSPVVVITGAPGLNERQNNPLLHHMVRDFRTQLEVFERLCIEATELNDPVTAFREIDRVLSACARYKRPVYIEIPRDMVKVIPEAPCEFDLLPLASDTEALNEAANEAATLISAAKKPVIIGGVEIHRFGLQDRLIALAEQSQIPMAATLLGKSVVPETHPLYVGIYEGAMGRREVTEFIEDSDCVVLLGTFMTDINLGIYTANLDPSKCIYVTSEQLRIRRHMYEGVLLGDFLRELAARRPQPTRRAVPPRPATDREPYVIRPTSQITISRLMGRINDSLDQETIVISDIGDALFAASDLVIHQRTEFLSPAYYTSMGFAVPATLGASVARPGKRIIAIVGDGAFQMTGMELSTIVRHRFDPVVIVLDNKGYGTERFLHPGDFNDIQPWNYARLPEVFGGGTGYEVRTEGEFDQALTKALADKSGMSLIQVHLADDDVSNALARLAEKLSQKV from the coding sequence ATGGCACACGCGACGCACTCCTCGGTGATTTCCGTTCCCCGCGACGTGCTCGCCGTCGGGCGACCGCCGATGCCGCGCACGGGCGTGTCGATCGGTGAGTACCTGATCCAGCGGCTGCAGGATTACGGCATCCACGACGTGTTCGGGCTGCCCGGCGATTACATCCTGGGCTTTTACTCGATGCTCAACGACAGTCCGATCAACGTGATCGGCTGCTGCAGCGAAGATTCGGCCGGATTTGCCGCCGACGCCTACGCCCGCATCAACGGCATGGGGGCCGTTTGCGTGACCTACTGTGTGGGGGGGCTGAAGCTCTGTAATCCGATCGCGGGCGCCTTTGCCGAAAAGTCTCCGGTGGTGGTCATCACCGGGGCGCCTGGACTCAACGAACGCCAGAACAATCCCTTGTTGCACCACATGGTGCGCGACTTCCGCACGCAGCTCGAAGTTTTTGAGCGGTTGTGCATCGAGGCGACCGAGTTGAACGACCCGGTCACCGCCTTCCGCGAGATCGACCGCGTACTGAGTGCCTGCGCGCGCTACAAGCGGCCGGTCTACATCGAGATCCCGCGCGACATGGTCAAGGTGATTCCCGAGGCCCCTTGCGAGTTCGACCTGTTGCCGCTGGCGAGCGACACCGAGGCGCTCAACGAGGCCGCGAACGAAGCCGCCACCTTGATTAGCGCCGCGAAGAAGCCGGTTATCATCGGCGGCGTCGAGATCCATCGCTTCGGCCTGCAAGACCGCCTGATCGCGCTGGCCGAGCAGAGCCAGATTCCCATGGCGGCCACGCTGCTGGGCAAGAGCGTCGTGCCCGAGACGCACCCGCTCTACGTCGGCATCTACGAAGGCGCCATGGGACGCCGCGAAGTGACCGAGTTCATTGAGGACAGCGACTGCGTCGTGCTACTCGGCACCTTCATGACCGATATCAATCTGGGCATTTACACGGCCAATCTCGACCCCAGCAAGTGCATCTACGTCACGAGCGAGCAACTGCGCATCCGCCGTCACATGTACGAAGGGGTGCTGCTGGGCGATTTTCTCCGCGAGCTGGCCGCGCGTCGCCCGCAACCGACCAGGCGTGCCGTGCCCCCTCGTCCCGCCACCGACCGCGAGCCCTATGTCATTCGTCCCACGTCGCAGATCACCATCTCGCGCTTGATGGGCAGGATCAACGATTCGCTCGACCAGGAGACGATCGTGATCTCGGATATCGGCGACGCCCTCTTCGCCGCGAGCGATCTGGTGATCCACCAGCGGACCGAGTTCTTGAGCCCGGCCTATTACACGTCGATGGGCTTTGCCGTGCCGGCGACTTTGGGGGCGAGCGTGGCGCGACCCGGCAAACGTATCATCGCCATCGTGGGAGACGGCGCGTTCCAGATGACCGGGATGGAACTCTCGACGATCGTGCGGCACCGCTTCGACCCGGTGGTGATCGTGCTCGACAACAAGGGGTACGGGACCGAACGCTTCCTGCACCCCGGCGACTTCAACGATATCCAGCCCTGGAACTACGCCCGGCTGCCCGAGGTGTTCGGCGGCGGCACGGGCTACGAGGTGCGCACCGAGGGAGAGTTCGATCAAGCCCTGACGAAGGCCCTAGCCGACAAGAGCGGCATGAGCCTGATCCAAGTGCATCTGGCCGATGACGACGTCAGCAACGCCCTGGCCCGCCTGGCCGAGAAACTCAGCCAGAAGGTGTGA